The segment gccccaaGCCATGTCCTGCTGTGAccagtgccagccctgccagccctgccagccctgccagccctgcggcCCGACCCCgctggccagcagctgcaacgagccctgttgcaggcagtgccaggactCTGTCGTCGTCATCCAGCCCTCCGCCGTGGTGGTGAccctgcccggccccatcctcagctccttcccgcaGAACACCGCCGTGGGCTCCTCCACCTCCGCTGCCGttggcagcatcctcagctgtgAGGGAGTGCCCATCAACTCCGGGGGCTTTGACCTCTCCTGCATCACCAGCCGCTACTGCGGCAGCAGATGTCGCCCCTGCTAAAGGTGCTGGCAACGGCCTTGGATAAGGACTCCCAGGAACCCAGAAACACGACGCTGGACAAAGGATCAAATTTGTGCCATTGTTTTAAGAGCAGCTGATCATCTCAGGCTTGTCCTGCAAGGGCAGCCTGAAATGTGCCACCCTGGGCTCTCTGAAAACATGGCCAACGTCTAcctttcctctcttccacttggactttttctctctcttctttcttgtctTGTGCCCTGAGAAAGCAGCTTGGAATGACCTGCCAGCCTGTCTCCTCTTGTGGGGCAGGTTGATAGGAAAAGTGAAACAGATTCTTGGCTGTTCCTGTTCCTCCTCACACTGAGGGCCTCCACTTGGAGTGACctcatttccttctttaaactcattaaaaaattcCTGCAACTGTGTCTGTGCCCTTTAGGTGGTCTTTCATCTGCACGTTGACTGGTGAAGAAAGCCATTGCATGCGAAGGGAATTAGGTAGGGGCACAGGGGGACCTTTCATCCTAGTTACTCTAGGATGTAACCCTAGTTACAAGCAAGAGTGGTCTGCTTCTTTggggggagctgtgctgggcaaGGAGGCTCAGAAGAAGAAGTTGTCAAAGGGTGGCAGAACCTGGGAATGGGTAAATAGCCTTGGGGATgtttttcccaagaaaaaatatgtttgtgctGCCCTAGTTTACCTCGGAACACTTCCATATTTCTCCAATACCATGGATGCACATTATCAGGCCCTTTCTGAACAACATGGCTGGAGTCCTGAAGAGTCTCCAGGGGCTTTTACAcctctgtcttgttttcttctgggaaagcaggagttacttttccacttttctggttgctctgcttctgctgtgccaAGTACTTTTGAAGAGTGGCCATGTACCTCTTAGCTTTCTCATAGGCCACCAGACTGGGTTTCTAGAGAACGCCCCTCATTCCAGCATCCGAAGAGTAGACTGCACCAGGTAAGGGCAGCACCCATACTTGTCCGAGCTAAGTTACAGGCACCAGATAATTTTTTCTCATACAGTTCATCGCTGCTTTACCAAAAGGCCTGTAATGAGCAGAAGAGCAAAACTGAAGTTCTCCACAGATTTCATAAAAGGGTATTTCCTGGTACAGCAGTTGCCAGGAACTGTAACACCACAAAATACTCTCAGGCATAACAGACAGCAAGCAGTTGGCATTTGTCAGTTGGCGAGCAGTTGCAAGTGAGCCAGCTGTGCAGCGTAAAGCAGGTGAAAGGGAGATTTTGTCTGGGATTCAGCAGCTTGAAGAGCCCCAGACCCCAGGTGCCATGGGGAAGCAGGCAGTATCTCCCCCTAGTACTAAGGTAAGGACAACCTCTGGGCTAGGTGAgggatagaatagaatagaatgcAGTAGagtagaacagaacagaacgttacagctggaagggacctgcaGTGACCGCCTAgcccaactgcctgaccactgcAGGGCTGAACAAAAATTGAAGCATGGTGctaagggcattgtccaaaaGCCTCGTAACCACTGACAGGCACAGGGCATCGACTgcctctccaggaagcctgttccagtgtttgaccactctgcaaagaaatgcttctgaatgtcatctgaacctcccctgatgcagctcTGAACCATTGCCATGTGCCCTCTCCCTGGAACCcaggagaagagctcagcacctccctctctactccccctcctcagggagccgtagagagcaatgaggttgcccctcagcctccttttcctcAAACCAGACAAACCCAAAGTGCTCACCCACTCCTCACAGGGCATACCTTACTGCCTTTTAACCAGccttgctgccttcctctggGGGCATTCAAATAATCAACATCCTTTCTGTGTGACTGCTCTCTAGACACTCCTCTCCCAATTTATACCTGTGTCTGGCGTTACTCCATCCCAGGTGCAGAGTGCAGCATTTGAACTTGTTAAATTTCTTACCATTACTAACTGTCCAGTGCTCCAATTTATCCAGAGCCCCCTGCAAGGCCTCTTGTCTCTCGAGATGCTcaacagcagctcccagtccggtatcatcagcaaactggCTAATGATGCATTCAAGTCCTCTATCCAGATCATCAATACAAATactaaacaggactggccctgGAAtgtgagccctgaggaacaccgcTGGCGGCCAGTtgccagccagatgtagccccattcactacaacCCGTCAAGCCCTGCcgttcagccagttcttcacccgGTGCACCACACACCTGCTCATCTCCCTGTCGGTCAACTTGTCCACCAGGATGCTGTGAGAGCAGTAttaaaagccttactaaaagccagaaaaactgcagccatcaccttcccttcatccactagGTAGGTGACCTTATCACAGAAGGATATCAAATTAGTTAGGCAGGACTTTCCCTTTATGGAGCCATGTTGGCTGTGCCTGGTGATTGCGTTGGTCTCTAAATaccttccagcagcagccagtaTGATCTTCTCCATAACTTTCCCAGGCACTGAGATTAGACTAACAGGCCCTTACAGTGGCCTCTGATGAACTTGCTGAGGTGTGCAAGTCCCCGAAGATGCTGAAAGGCTCCCGTCCCCAGAGAACGTGAGTCTTTTGGGTACGGGCTCTGGGGGCAAACCCCATGTTGAGCTCAGTGTGTGGAGTGTCTCCCTGCAACACCTGCAGCAGTGCTAAGCCATGACATTCACGTTCCAGGACACCTGAGATATTAcaaacatgaaggaaaagggaaagatagGCAAATGAGCAGTTTTGATGCAATGTGGTTGTAAAACCACACTCAGGACATGTGAAATGTAATTCTGGATAGAGCCAGTTCATGTTTCcatattccaaaatatttattctttgctcTTCCAGATGTACTATATTTCCTACAAGACCTCTCTGATGTCTTTATGTACATGCAGTTCAGCACGAATTCTACCTCCAGGTGGGATCTGAATGATACCTTTCTTACCCATCCAGGTGGGAATGGGCTTCTCATCCATCTTCCTTGTACCTCACAGAGACACTTTTCTCCAGATGCCTCACTCCCTTtgtctcctctttccctctggCCCATGTCACCTTTGGACATATTCCCCACTCCCTCTCTTCCAAAAGACctgaaaatgtctttgtcaCCTCAGAAGGCCTTGCTGCCAACAGCCTCTGTGTCATGGCCTACTGAGGTGACATCACTCCAGTAGTTAGACCACATTGGCCTGCCACCACGGCTACGTTTATCAGCTTCCCCCACAGCCTCCCCTCTCCAGCCAGCAATTTGCTTTTCAATCCCAGAACTGTAGCCACCAGCATCTTTCCATCAGGCAGAGAACTCACAGGGTCTCAGGGACGTGGGGACTCCTCTCAGCCAGGCACTGGTGAGtccccagagctggagaagggatATGTGAAAAGCAGGGGGGATAGCTCAAGGGGTTCAACAGAGAATCTTGTCCAGTGTCTGGCTGATGGGTCTTGCTCACCTGTGGAGGCTTTTGCTAATCCCCAGATGCAGAGCTAGGAAGACATTTTTGCTCCTTTGGCTTCTTTGGCCAGGAGGGAAAGCCACAGAAGCAGTCACGTCTCCTACCAAGAGCCCCCTCCTCTAACACTGGTCATTGGTGGACACTGAAGAAAGAGTAAGAGTTGGACAAGCATCTGGGATACTTCTCCTGAATACTCACTGCCGTGTCGCCCTCTACTTCAGCATCTCAGGGGTGTTCCTGAGTCTGATCTGGCAATGCACCCTTGTGTCaaggaaggccaacagcatcctgggctgcagtaGGACGTGAGTTGCCAGCAGGAAAAGGGACCTGATCCTTCCTCTTTAGTCAGTGCTGGTGAGGCCAcctctggagtgctgggtccagttgtgggctccccagcacaaTCTATTGGAGCAAGCCCAGGAAAACGGCGCATCTTTCCTATGGGGACTGGCTGAGGGGATGGCAGTGTTCATCCcggggaagagaaggctcggGAGGACCTTGGCTATGAGTGCAGATACCTGATGGGAGGGGATGAAGAAGAGATTCTTCCGAGTCAGGTGTGCACACACTGccagaaggagaagaaattgtTAGAAGTGCTCAGAGCAAGGAAAGGCACCGAACTGTGACCCTTCCAGTGTGCAGGTTTGCAAGGGCCAAGGGGAAGGCTGTCAGCGCGGCAGCCAGGGCGCAGCTGGGCTTCTCACAGCCCTCCAAGGCAGGAGGCGCTTGGGCATCCTCTGAGGCTGCACGGCCGGCTGTGCACGCGCTGCCAaaggggccggggccggtggCAGGCGGAGCGGCAGCGCCCCCTGGCGGGCCCGGCTGGacctgccccccccgcccccgccccagccGCCCGGTCCGCCCCCCCGGCGGTTCGTgcccggccgcagccccggccccgctccccgtgTCTCTCCCACGGCGCAGTAGTACACCGCCGCGTCCCGGAGCTGGGGCCGGGCCAGCCACAGGGAGCTGGACCGCCGGTCTGCCGCCACCGAGAGCCGCCCCGGAGGGTCCTGCACCAGTGAGGTCCCTTCGCTACCGCTCGTGATGTACGTGGGGCTTTGGCCCGGGAGCTGGCGGTACCAGTAGATGAAGTCATAAGATTTTATACTGGGGTGTGAGCAGCTGAGGCTGATGCTGGTCCCCTCGATGGTCTCCGCCGATGGCTTCTGGTGCACCTGGGCTCTGGCCGCGGCCACTGCcgaggagaaaaagaagggagaatcCTCAAAACCGGCTttgtgcccagccctgcccgctgTTTCCCAGAACAAAACCCAGCCAGGAGCACCCGGAGAGGAGAGGTTTCCAGAGGGTGTCTGCACGTGCATTGGCAGAAGCGTCCGTTAACAGTCGGTGGAGAGAGGAGTGCGCGGGCGGCGGGTGGAAGGTGGTCAGTGGGGAGACCAGCGGGACgagggggaggaaggcagaggggaaGCAGCGACTGCAGGCGCTGCACGGGGAGACACGGGGGGACGGAGGCAGCGGGGGCTGCGCAGCGGCCAGCGCCACGTTTCCTGCGGGAACGCGGGACGGTagcagagggagggatggaCGGGAGGGCGGCTCGGGGGGGCAGCGCTCCGGGAAGAAGCCAGAGCGGACAGCAGCCTCCAGGGACCTGCGGGGGCCACCCCCGCTCAGCCCCGACCCCCGCCAGACCCGCGCACCCAGGAGCACGGCGGCCAGCGCCGTCagccgccagccccggccccgccgcatcccgccgctccgccgccggccacggctccccgctccccctgcctccccgctccccccgctcccccgctcccccccccccgctcccccccccccccccccccgcctcctcctccCGGGGCTGAGCCAGAAGCCGCCTGCGCAGCGCCAGCAGCAGCGCCTTGATCCAGGGGATGGAGCAGCTTCCCAGCGCTGTCTCCCAGCTCAGGGGCTGGAACCGGCGGCCTCGGATCCCTGCGGGCGGCAGCGAGGAGCCCCGCAgcctccctgcaccccagccccaagAGCTGCGCAGAGGCAAAGGCGGTGTGGGGACAAGGTGCCCGTGCAGGGGTCGGggtgagcagcagtgctgggcagaaTGGGCTCCCAAGGTCATCGAGATCAGCCCCTGCTTGGAACAGTTCCCCTTAGATCAGGCTGCTCTGATGGAGATTGCAGAAGCTGCCAGGGACAGCCATGCCAGttctgagattttcttttaGCCTGTGGCTGAAGTAGAACTCCCCGTGTTCCAGCAGCTGTTCATTGCCACTCCGCCTGTTGCAGAGCACTTCCACGGCTAGTCAGTCTTCTCTGTTTCCTTTGAACAGGtagttcctgctgctgctgggaacaATTTGGCTCTACAGATGTACCATCTGTTCCCTGTGGTTGAACATCATCCTCAAACTTGTGGAAAGTATCCTTCCTACTTCTGGTATTCATGGAAATTCATTCATCCTACTGCTGATCCCTGAGAGACCCCACTATTGTCTGCCTACTGGGCTTTGCACCACCGCTCACAACTCTTTGAGCCTGGTAGTCCAGCCAATGTTCCACTCACCCTACCATCCTCTTATTGAAACCTTTTGTCACCACTTTGGTCATAAAGTAGGTATGGGAGAGGatgccagctccagctgtggccCATCAGTGCTGAATCCAGAGGAGCAATCACCTCTCTTGACCTCTTGGCAATACTTTGTCTAAGGCAGCTGAGGATACCATTGGACTTCCTTGACGCAgtggcacattgctggctcatggccaACATGGTGTCTACCAGACcattagttttttttttctgcaaagctgctttctagctGGGTGACCCCAGGCTGCCCTGGTACATGGAGTTATTATTCCCCAGGGGCagaaatttttcacttttccttcttgaactccatgaggttccAATCAGCCTATTTCTCCAACCCGGTGAGGTCCCCCTGGATGGTGGCCAGACCCTCTGGTATGTTGCAATTTGAGTccaaatcagtttttcttcacATGGGACACCAATTGTCACAGCACGAGCAAAATAAGCaaactgcaacaaggctttaccatgggtcagattctactgtccatgctgtgtctccatcctccagaggccaggccacactgctgcttctctcgGCTACAtccagctcctccctgctcctcctccaaCCAGCCTCTCTCCCACACgcctcagggctatttaaccacttagcaggatgagctacagctgcacatcgtccatgaCAATAACCCACTGCCtttgaggcaaggccacagctgcatgttatcaatgtaatcagcccactgccttcattcctctatacTGGtatatcagccactcctcccagtttggtgtTGTCTAGAAACCTGCTGAGGGTACAATCTGTTCCACCATTCAGATCATTAACAAAGAGGTTCAGCAGGACCCAGTACTGATCCATGGAACACACCACTAGTCACTGGCCTCCAGCTTGGTTTTATGTTGCTGACCACCATCCCCTGGGCCCCTTGCACAAATCCAGCATGCAGACCGGTGCAGATAAGGGAACACATGCATAAACATGAGCAACTGCACTCAACTagggacaccctggggacaccagcagGGATTCGGGGGGAGCATTGCAGGGAAGGACAAGGTCCTACATGTGATCATGGTATTGCACAGAGGGGAGTTGTATCAGAGGCTGTGAAGAAAGCATAGTATTCAAGGAGTCAGTGTTCTTAGGAAAGACCTATCTGCTCTATTGGACCTTGCACTAAAGGTTTGAGGAGCCTGTACACCAGCATGAGTAACTGCTGTAAGGGAATCTGCTGGAGTGCCCAGTGCCATCATGTGCTGCACCCTGGTGAGTGTCATGGCAGAAATAACCTTCCAGTGTGTAAGGAGAagatacaggatttttttattttatttgttaagtaaaataaaagacacCACGGCatgcggggtgggggggaggaatCTGAAGATCTCCATGGGAGGGATCTGTGCAGTGTGCCTTGGCAAAGTCTACCTGGGTCCATGTGATGCTGCATGAACACAGGGTTCCCAGCATCTGAAGGGACGAAAGGTTTACTCATTGgctttatttgtctttttattctATCTTACTAAAACAGCcactaaaacaacaaaaacatgttATTTGCTATCTGGCCTTTTCTTCTGAGATCTGAAAAGCAGCCTGCACAACATCttcccctgtccccctgcctgGTGTAAAACATGGGCAGGCAAAACAGGCAAGCAGAATTTTCCTGGGAGCAGTGTTAGGTGGGGTATGGTCAAACACAGGAACTGAGACACTTCTTGCCAGCAGGGCCACAAAAAGCCCCAAAGCAGTGACCTAGGCTGACATCATTGACCTTTACCAGACTCCTCCAGCACGTGAGATGAGTCCCCTGCCCACGCTGGCATGTTTTGCACGGGAAATGCTGGGGTCTCTCATCCTGTCACGCCAAAGATGCCTTGACTGGGGAATGTGCCCAGGAAATGGAAAGGCAGCAATGCCGGAAGCCAGGACACGGCCCACAGCATTAGCTGGGATGCTTTGCATTCAAGATGAGCTTGTCAGAAAATAATCACCTGCACAAGGGATGCCTCTGGCAGCCCGGGGCACTGAAGGTCCATGATAaaagccagcccagctcctcgCCCCCTCATCCACTTCTCTTGCCTCCTTCTCCCTGGGAGTCAGGTGAGTCTCAAGccccttctccttctctgctgTCTCTCAAAGCTGTCACCTCAGCGGACCTCTCAGCTGGTGCCGACTTTGTCCTGTGCCAGGTCTAGGGGCTGCTTGTCATGGGGAGGGAAGTGGGGAGAAGGTTAGGCATGGAGGGAGGCTAGGACTGTCCTGAAGTGGCTTCTGGTCACAGGGGTTAGGCAGTAGCCACACAGGTCCTGGTGGCTCTTTTTGGGCTCTGGCAGGATGAGGCCAAGGAACCCTCATACATCGCTgcacagcctcctcctcccGGCCCTGTATGTTCTTTGGCTCCCCCGTGGTTTGGCGACAGGCTGCTCCTCATGCATCCCCATGTTTtgcttcctccctgccctctctcccaggtgcacctccagccccaagccatgtcctgctgcaacccgtgccagccctgccagccctgccagccctgccagccctgcggcCCGACCTCgctggccagcagctgcaacgagccctgttgcaggcagtgccaggactCTGTCGTTGTCATCGAGCCCCCTGCTGTGGTGGTGAccctgcccggccccatcctcagctccttcccacagAACACCGCCGTGGGCTCCTCCACCTCCGCTGCCGttggcagcatcctcagctgtgAGGGAGTGCCCATCAACTCCGGGGGCTTTGACCTCTCCTGCATCACCAGCCGCTACTGCGGCAGCAGATGTCGCCCCTGCTAAAGGTGCTGGCAACGGCCTTGGATAAGGACTCCCAGGAACCCAGAAACACGACGCTGGACAAAGGATCAAATTTGTGCCATTGTTTTAAGAGCAGCTGATCATCTCAGGCTTGTCCTGCAAGGGCAGCCTGAAATGTGCCACCCTGGGCTCTCTGAAAACATGGCCAACGTCTAcctttcctctcttccacttggactttttctctctcttctttcttgtctTGTGCTGCCCTCAAAGCCTGCTGTGAGGACCCCAGGAAGCAGCCTGGAGTGACCTGCCAGCTTGTCTCCCTTTGCCATGCTGGCCAACGGATACGCTGTGGGAactctgctgcaggaaaaggcaaacagattcttggctgcttctgctcctccctgcactggtggtctccacttggacagATCTCCTTTCCCTCTTTAGACTCATTAAAAGTTTTCTGCAACTGTGTCTGTGTCCTTTTGGTTGTCTTTCATCTGCACATTGCTGAGGGAGGGACTTTGCTTTGCAGGGGAAACAggtgggggcacagggggacCCTTCATCACTCCTAGAGGCATTGGATGGTGGAACAGAATGCAACGAGTCCTCTTTCAGGCACTGCCTCTTGAAGCAAAGGATTCATCAagtcatggaatcatagaatagtttgcgttggaaaggacctttaaaggtcatctagtccaacccccctgtaTTGAGCAAGGGCATCTTCAATAGATGAGGTTGCTCAGTGCCCTGTCCAAGCagaccttgaatgtttccagggatgaaGCATCCACTACcttcctgggcaacctgtgccagcgtTTCACTGgcctcatttaaaaaatctcttcctgaTAGCTAGTCTGAATCTATCCTCTTCTAGCTTAAAAATGTTACCCCTTGTCTTATTGCAACATGTCCTGCTgaaaagtttgtccccatctttcttgcaagccccctttaagtactgaaaggctacaataaggtctccccagagtcttttcttctccaggctgaacaatgcCACCTCTCTCCgcctttcctcataggaaaGGTTCCACctttctgatcatttttgtggcctccTCCGCACCCACTCCAACAGGACCATGTCTTTTGTGCATGGTGGACTCCAGAGCTGTATAGACCCTAGCTATCTCATAGGCCATCAAACCTTGTTTCTGGAGAATGTACCCTATTTCAGCATCCACAGAGTGGACCACATCAGCCCTCATGGTTTCTCTGGGTAATGGCAGGACCTGTAGCTGCTTGAGCTAATTTCCAGGCACCAGATAAATTTTTTTCACATAGTCTATCCCTGCTTTACAAGAAGCCCCATGCAGAGCAGAGGATcttgctgccattcagagggacctcaacaggctggcAAAATGAGCTCAGAGGAGGCAAAGTCCTGCACCAGGGGAGGagcaaccccatgcaccagtatgTACTGAGCACTGTCCAGCTGTAAAGCAGATTTGCAGAGAATGACCTGGATTGTCCTGCTGGGCCCCAACTTGACAATGGGCCAGCAATGTCCCCTTGCCTCAAAGAAAGCCAGTGGTGTTctgggctgccctgggaggAGTGTTGCCAGAAAGTTGAGGAACATGA is part of the Falco naumanni isolate bFalNau1 chromosome 18, bFalNau1.pat, whole genome shotgun sequence genome and harbors:
- the LOC121099007 gene encoding feather keratin Cos1-2-like, with protein sequence MIKASPAPRPLIHFSCLLLPGSQVHLQPQAMSCCDQCQPCQPCQPCQPCGPTPLASSCNEPCCRQCQDSVVVIQPSAVVVTLPGPILSSFPQNTAVGSSTSAAVGSILSCEGVPINSGGFDLSCITSRYCGSRCRPC
- the LOC121099008 gene encoding feather keratin Cos2-2-like; its protein translation is MIKASPAPRPLIHFSCLLLPGSQVHLQPQAMSCCNPCQPCQPCQPCQPCGPTSLASSCNEPCCRQCQDSVVVIEPPAVVVTLPGPILSSFPQNTAVGSSTSAAVGSILSCEGVPINSGGFDLSCITSRYCGSRCRPC